The Pedobacter ginsengisoli region ATAAGCATTTTTTAAGGTTCCTCTTTTCCCTCCTGCCGGCAGCATGGCAAATAACCGTTCCTTATCATTAACCTGGTTATAAATTAACTCCAGAAGCTTTATAATGTCCCTTGGGGTAAACAAATTATATCTAGAAAGACCAGAGCCATCAACCCACACCGGCTTATCCGGTAACTCTTTTAAATAGTTTTTTGCAATGTATCTAATTGCTCCCTCCCCACTTAAATCTTGTCCAAGCAGATTAGAATATACCAAAAGTAGCTGCTCAGCAATAAAATTATCACTCGGAATCATCATCTCCTTAAAAACCGAGTCAGATTTTAAAGAATAAAGTGTCGCCGCGTCTGATGGCATATTCATGTGAATAAGCTCAATTTTTTTCCCTAATGTATCAGACAACATCGCTAACGTTGTAGACAGGCTAACCTTATATGGCACTGCCTGTGAATATCCCTTAGGCACCTTTATAGGCGGGTAGTTAAATCTATTCTCATTAAAATTCCGTTTTACCAGAAAAGAGGTATCCCTTATTGACGAATCCTGATTCACACAATCGGCAAATAACATAGGCGAAACATTCAGTTTGCCATTCAATTCATTTACTTCAACCAGATTTCCCATAATAGGAAGCTCATTTATTTCAGCCTGATAATAATCGTTGTAGTCATCCCACTGCCATCCACTCCCGTAAAACTCTCCTTTATACCTTCCTGAGGCAAAGTAAAGTCGCTTATTGCTCATTTTTAAAAAGTTAAAAGCCTTGTTTCCTTTGAGCTTTGCATGTAAAAAAGATGGGTCTCCGGTCCCCCAGAATATCAGGGAATCTCCATGCTCAACGTACCTTAAAGCAGGAACTGAATCCGGAATCATTTTTAAACCTCCATAAAAGGTAAATAATTTGGTGTTTGATGCCGGAGTGAAATATTTATCAGCGTTATTTTCAAACAGAATTTTATCTGTCGACATATCGTATAAAGCAAACCCCACATAGTGTTTTTTTAGCACCTCAGAATGCTTAAAGAGGCTATTAACCCCTTTTGCTACACGATGATTAACAGAACACCCACTTAAAAAAAAGCCTGCGCACGCAGTCAATAAAACAAATATGCCTTTAATTTTAAAATCAGATTTACACATACTAACTACTAATTTACTTAAATTAGTTTAAATGAATTCGCGAATGCGTGCTGTTAATTTCTTTTTCTTTAAAGTTATTCCCCTCTCCATAATATTTGGATTTTGCTGCTTATATAGCTTAAAAGCGCAACAATTTAGCTTTAATGGCACCCGTACTAAAAATGCCGTCAACTTTAACCTTATCCGAAACCTTGTTATTATTCCGATATACATCAATGACAAAGGCCCATATAACTTCATTCTTGATACCGGTGTAGGCCCATTAGTAATCACAGACACAACAATTATTAATGATCTTCGCCTAAGCGATCTTCGCCCCATCAAAATAACCGGCCTCGGAAAAGGAATAGAGATTGATGCATTTCTAACCAATCAAGTGTCAGCAAGAGTCGGTAAAGCATCCATCGATTATATCCCTACTGCTATATTGAAAACAGATATTTTAGGCCTATCAAATTACATGGGTGTCAAAGTTTATGGTCTACTCGGTTACTATTTCTTCAATAGCTTTACCGTCGAAATAAACTACTCTTCTAAAAGAGTAGTCTTTAGTTTACCCGGCACTAAAAAGAAGATAAAAGGAGATATAATCCCTTTACAGATAATCAATAATAAGCCTTATATCAACGTAGAGCTCTACACCAAGGAGCTGGGCACAATAAACGCAAAAGTAGTAGTAGATAATGGCGCCAGTCATGCCATTTCCTTAGAAACACTAAATGAAAAACCCTTCCCCGTCCCTCTTAATTCTATCCCGGCAAATCTGGGAATCGGACTAAGCGGACCAATTAGCGGAAATGTTGGCCGTATTCCCAAAATAAGAATTGGAAACTTCGAGTTAAAGGAAGTCATTTCCTCGT contains the following coding sequences:
- a CDS encoding D-alanyl-D-alanine carboxypeptidase/D-alanyl-D-alanine-endopeptidase, with the protein product MCKSDFKIKGIFVLLTACAGFFLSGCSVNHRVAKGVNSLFKHSEVLKKHYVGFALYDMSTDKILFENNADKYFTPASNTKLFTFYGGLKMIPDSVPALRYVEHGDSLIFWGTGDPSFLHAKLKGNKAFNFLKMSNKRLYFASGRYKGEFYGSGWQWDDYNDYYQAEINELPIMGNLVEVNELNGKLNVSPMLFADCVNQDSSIRDTSFLVKRNFNENRFNYPPIKVPKGYSQAVPYKVSLSTTLAMLSDTLGKKIELIHMNMPSDAATLYSLKSDSVFKEMMIPSDNFIAEQLLLVYSNLLGQDLSGEGAIRYIAKNYLKELPDKPVWVDGSGLSRYNLFTPRDIIKLLELIYNQVNDKERLFAMLPAGGKRGTLKNAYPKTNNPFVFGKTGTLSNVHCQSGYVVTKKKKIYLFSFMNNNFVSSTVGVREEMGKIISYIHENF
- a CDS encoding aspartyl protease family protein produces the protein MNSRMRAVNFFFFKVIPLSIIFGFCCLYSLKAQQFSFNGTRTKNAVNFNLIRNLVIIPIYINDKGPYNFILDTGVGPLVITDTTIINDLRLSDLRPIKITGLGKGIEIDAFLTNQVSARVGKASIDYIPTAILKTDILGLSNYMGVKVYGLLGYYFFNSFTVEINYSSKRVVFSLPGTKKKIKGDIIPLQIINNKPYINVELYTKELGTINAKVVVDNGASHAISLETLNEKPFPVPLNSIPANLGIGLSGPISGNVGRIPKIRIGNFELKEVISSYPIYNDVAAKTLFLNRNGNLGADILSRFNTTFDYTNEIMYLKQNPTYKRPFEHDMSGIEVYVEEDATKHYFISRIEPNSPAEIAGIREGDEILSINFTNTKTLNLNDITKTLRSGDGRGIFLSINRNGELLIKLIKLKKRI